In Risungbinella massiliensis, a single window of DNA contains:
- a CDS encoding antibiotic biosynthesis monooxygenase family protein translates to MSDFANTPNPPYFAVIFTSNRTEGDHGYGAMSDEIEALAKEQPGFLGVESVRDSSGYGITISYWESEKAIRDWKQHTQHKIAQDKGKAEWYRNYKVRICKVERDYERSF, encoded by the coding sequence ATGTCGGATTTTGCTAACACACCCAATCCTCCCTATTTCGCGGTTATTTTCACCTCTAATCGTACGGAAGGTGATCATGGTTATGGGGCGATGTCAGATGAAATAGAGGCACTGGCAAAAGAACAACCAGGTTTCTTGGGTGTAGAAAGTGTACGAGATAGTAGTGGCTATGGGATCACGATCTCCTATTGGGAGTCGGAAAAAGCGATAAGAGATTGGAAACAACATACTCAACATAAGATTGCACAAGACAAAGGTAAAGCCGAGTGGTATCGAAATTATAAGGTTCGGATTTGTAAAGTAGAAC
- a CDS encoding TRAP transporter permease — MTELKKEENIGQEEVQELIAKYDKESAFQNFQGVMKWIVTIIAISFTVYQIYTIVHFPPEAQIHRSLHLAFGLTLIFLLYPAFNKGQQNKVSIWNILLSILGAGVGIYWLVEFDDLMMRVGWFTTLDLVVGGIALVLVLEAARRVVGLPIVIIAIVFILYALFGNLLPGFFQFRGVTLERLTGQMFFTLEGILGTPLMVSSSFIFVFILFGVFLEKTGVGEYFNDLAMVIAGKRIGGPAKVTIFSSALQGTISGSSVANVVTSGAFTIPLMKKLGYRKEFAAAVEASSSTGGQIMPPVMGAAAFIMVEFINVPYGDIAKAALLPALLFFAGIWMMVHFEAKRSGLRGLTEEEMPNRKEVWKKLYLLLPIVLIITLLLTNMTPEMAALWGILATIVVGAFRKETRMSIVDIIMALADGAKAALGVIAATACAGIVVGVVTLTGLGQKFANGLLDLADGNVFLVLFFTMIASLILGMGVPTTANYIITATTTAPAIVALGYPMLSAHMFAFYFGVIADITPPVALAAFAASAIAKSDPIKTGVQSAKVSIAAFIVPFIFVFSPKLLMIDTTWTEALWVVTTSTIGMIGVSVAMVGYWLRQMPWYERLLAFAGGILLIYPGLLTDVIGIGLLGAMYVVQHLQTRKKEIQPSQELSN, encoded by the coding sequence GTGACGGAACTAAAAAAAGAGGAAAACATAGGACAAGAAGAGGTACAAGAACTGATTGCAAAATATGATAAAGAATCGGCATTCCAGAACTTCCAAGGTGTGATGAAATGGATTGTCACGATTATCGCGATTAGCTTTACCGTGTATCAGATTTATACGATTGTCCATTTCCCACCTGAGGCACAGATTCACCGCTCCCTTCACTTGGCATTTGGTCTGACTTTGATATTCTTGTTATATCCAGCATTTAACAAGGGTCAGCAAAACAAGGTCTCGATTTGGAATATCTTACTCTCTATTTTAGGAGCCGGTGTAGGAATCTATTGGCTGGTTGAGTTCGATGACCTCATGATGCGTGTTGGATGGTTTACCACTTTGGATTTAGTAGTTGGAGGTATTGCGCTTGTTCTAGTATTGGAAGCTGCTAGACGAGTGGTAGGCTTACCAATCGTTATCATTGCAATCGTCTTTATTTTATACGCACTGTTTGGAAACCTCTTACCTGGTTTTTTCCAGTTTAGAGGAGTTACTTTAGAGCGATTAACTGGACAAATGTTTTTTACATTGGAAGGGATTTTGGGAACACCCCTTATGGTCTCCTCTTCGTTTATCTTTGTCTTTATTTTGTTCGGTGTTTTCCTAGAAAAGACTGGTGTTGGAGAATATTTTAACGATCTAGCGATGGTCATTGCCGGAAAGCGGATCGGTGGACCAGCTAAAGTAACGATTTTCTCCAGTGCACTTCAAGGAACAATCAGTGGTAGTTCCGTGGCAAACGTTGTTACTTCAGGAGCTTTCACTATTCCACTCATGAAGAAATTGGGTTATCGCAAGGAGTTTGCGGCGGCTGTAGAAGCTTCTTCATCAACTGGTGGACAAATAATGCCTCCGGTAATGGGAGCAGCTGCTTTCATTATGGTCGAGTTCATCAATGTTCCATACGGAGATATTGCCAAAGCAGCTCTGTTACCAGCACTTTTATTTTTCGCAGGGATTTGGATGATGGTTCACTTCGAGGCGAAGAGATCCGGATTGCGTGGATTGACCGAAGAAGAGATGCCAAATCGGAAAGAAGTTTGGAAAAAGCTATATTTACTTCTCCCTATTGTGTTAATCATCACGTTATTACTAACCAACATGACACCAGAGATGGCTGCATTATGGGGGATTTTAGCTACAATAGTAGTTGGAGCTTTTCGTAAAGAAACAAGGATGTCTATTGTTGATATCATCATGGCATTAGCAGATGGTGCTAAAGCAGCACTGGGAGTCATTGCAGCTACCGCCTGTGCTGGGATTGTCGTCGGAGTAGTAACACTTACTGGTTTAGGGCAAAAGTTTGCCAATGGACTGTTAGACTTAGCAGATGGTAACGTATTCCTTGTATTGTTCTTTACGATGATTGCTTCTCTGATTTTAGGGATGGGCGTACCAACAACTGCTAACTACATTATCACTGCAACTACAACAGCTCCCGCAATTGTGGCTCTTGGTTATCCAATGTTATCAGCTCATATGTTTGCCTTCTATTTTGGGGTGATTGCCGATATAACTCCGCCCGTCGCCCTGGCCGCCTTTGCCGCCTCTGCGATCGCAAAAAGTGATCCAATCAAGACAGGTGTGCAATCTGCCAAAGTCTCTATAGCGGCATTTATCGTTCCGTTCATCTTTGTCTTCTCGCCAAAATTGCTTATGATTGATACCACTTGGACAGAAGCATTATGGGTAGTTACAACCTCCACGATCGGAATGATCGGAGTCAGTGTAGCAATGGTCGGTTACTGGTTACGTCAAATGCCATGGTATGAAAGACTGTTAGCATTTGCTGGAGGTATTCTCCTGATTTACCCGGGATTACTGACAGATGTGATTGGAATCGGACTATTAGGTGCCATGTATGTCGTTCAACATTTGCAGACACGCAAAAAAGAAATTCAACCAAGCCAAGAGCTATCTAACTAA
- a CDS encoding class I SAM-dependent methyltransferase, with amino-acid sequence MWRSYLVGYWFSKKAGEYKIDNFCSPWIYHRFVRLPWFTKKYIHDQLQQEFTFHDRMVLDFGSGTGANCSICSPKSYIGVDPDSKRIDYANLKYPDYPFQTLKDSRLPVEDQSIDTILIVAVLHHISASELEKYMVEFKRALKSTGSIVVIEPCFFENKSTSNFFMKWMDDGKYIRSEQEYLGLFENNGFECRVLNKFRKGLFYNELFFTAQYKN; translated from the coding sequence ATGTGGAGAAGTTACTTAGTAGGATATTGGTTTTCAAAGAAAGCAGGTGAATACAAAATCGACAATTTTTGCTCCCCATGGATCTATCACCGATTTGTACGACTTCCATGGTTTACAAAGAAATATATCCACGATCAACTACAACAGGAATTTACTTTTCATGATCGGATGGTTCTAGATTTCGGTTCTGGAACAGGGGCTAACTGTTCTATTTGTTCCCCGAAAAGCTATATAGGAGTAGATCCCGACAGCAAACGTATTGATTATGCCAATTTAAAATATCCAGATTATCCATTCCAAACTCTAAAAGATTCACGATTACCAGTAGAGGATCAATCTATTGACACCATCTTAATTGTTGCAGTTCTACATCACATCTCCGCATCCGAGTTAGAAAAATATATGGTTGAGTTCAAACGAGCTTTAAAATCTACAGGCTCTATTGTTGTGATTGAACCTTGCTTCTTTGAGAACAAAAGCACTAGTAATTTTTTTATGAAATGGATGGATGATGGAAAATATATTCGTTCCGAACAAGAGTATCTAGGTTTATTTGAAAACAATGGATTTGAGTGTCGCGTACTAAATAAATTTCGTAAAGGATTATTCTACAACGAACTTTTTTTCACAGCACAGTACAAAAATTAG
- a CDS encoding DUF2238 domain-containing protein → MKNRSGIYVIMLIILLGVLIWSGINPAKGGIWFFEVIPGVVLIIYLIATYRKFPLSPITYCFVFLAAIIMFIGGHYTYGGMPLFDQLKKVFDLSRNHFDRVGHFFQGTVITAFLLEITTRNHIIQKKYIPIFVVACSLAFSAGFEIFEFLIGRIFSSNLEEFLGTQGDIWDSHWDMVCALAGSLFFLLVFRKKQQQQFQQIKKTPNTDFD, encoded by the coding sequence TTGAAAAATAGGTCAGGTATTTATGTCATTATGCTTATCATTTTGCTCGGTGTCCTTATTTGGTCGGGAATCAATCCTGCCAAAGGAGGTATTTGGTTTTTTGAGGTAATTCCAGGTGTGGTATTAATCATTTACTTGATTGCAACCTATCGAAAATTCCCTCTATCCCCCATCACATATTGTTTTGTATTTTTGGCAGCGATCATAATGTTTATTGGAGGACATTATACATATGGTGGAATGCCTCTATTTGATCAACTAAAGAAGGTTTTCGATTTATCTCGAAATCACTTTGATCGAGTAGGTCACTTCTTTCAAGGCACCGTGATCACCGCATTTCTCCTTGAAATAACAACGAGGAACCATATTATTCAAAAGAAATACATTCCGATCTTTGTAGTAGCATGTTCTCTCGCCTTTAGTGCTGGGTTTGAAATATTCGAATTTCTAATTGGTCGCATATTTAGTAGCAATCTAGAAGAGTTTCTCGGTACCCAAGGAGATATATGGGATTCGCATTGGGATATGGTTTGTGCCCTTGCCGGCTCTCTCTTTTTCTTGCTAGTGTTTCGCAAAAAGCAGCAACAACAGTTCCAACAAATAAAAAAAACTCCTAATACGGACTTCGATTAA
- a CDS encoding TAXI family TRAP transporter solute-binding subunit, with translation MNSKKWSVFLALLLSFAMVLVGCSGSTNAGGDPQQLTLATGGTSGTYYALGSGISKILTDKAKLNTNNQSTGASVENMRLLSNGEVQIAFTQSDILNYATNGTEMFKTQGAIKNLKALANLYPETVQIVVPANSSVKTVQDLKGKRVSVGAGGSGTELNAKQILEVHGIKFEDLQVQRLSFGDSVAAIKDGKLDAAFVTAGTPTAAVTELGATNGVRILNVEDEFFQKLSQKYPFYTQVTIPGNTYKGQDTDVKTVAIQAMLVVSDEMSEEMVYNITKSLFDNLETLGTIHAKGKEVKLENALKGFSEEVHPGAMKYFNEKGVTK, from the coding sequence GTGAACAGTAAAAAATGGTCTGTTTTTCTCGCTCTGCTTCTCTCTTTTGCTATGGTATTAGTAGGATGCTCTGGAAGTACAAACGCCGGAGGAGATCCACAGCAATTGACGCTTGCAACAGGAGGAACCTCTGGAACTTATTATGCACTCGGTAGTGGAATTTCTAAAATTTTGACAGATAAAGCGAAGTTAAATACAAATAACCAATCTACTGGAGCTTCGGTAGAAAATATGCGACTTCTTAGTAATGGAGAAGTGCAAATAGCATTCACCCAAAGTGATATTTTGAACTATGCAACGAATGGCACTGAAATGTTTAAAACTCAGGGTGCGATCAAAAATCTGAAAGCGCTTGCCAATCTGTACCCAGAAACGGTTCAAATCGTGGTACCTGCTAATAGCAGTGTGAAAACGGTTCAAGACTTAAAAGGTAAGCGAGTCTCTGTCGGAGCTGGCGGAAGTGGTACAGAGTTAAATGCGAAACAAATTTTAGAAGTACATGGAATCAAATTTGAAGATCTTCAAGTTCAACGTCTCTCCTTTGGAGACTCAGTGGCTGCAATTAAAGATGGCAAGCTAGATGCAGCTTTCGTAACTGCGGGAACACCTACGGCAGCGGTAACCGAATTGGGAGCTACTAATGGAGTCCGCATTCTCAACGTAGAAGATGAATTCTTCCAAAAATTGTCTCAAAAATACCCATTCTATACACAAGTGACGATTCCAGGTAATACGTACAAAGGTCAAGATACTGATGTCAAAACAGTAGCTATCCAAGCGATGCTCGTTGTATCGGATGAGATGAGTGAAGAGATGGTTTACAACATTACCAAGTCCTTATTTGATAACTTAGAGACGTTAGGAACGATTCATGCCAAAGGAAAAGAAGTAAAACTAGAGAATGCATTAAAAGGATTTTCTGAAGAAGTTCATCCAGGAGCGATGAAATACTTCAATGAAAAAGGTGTAACAAAATAA
- a CDS encoding DUF1850 domain-containing protein, translating into MTALSKEGQILYSTPLQQKEPFYIQYIHSIHLTPVLEKYYVDEEMNIVVDAVTYDTYGVGMPAELEEGQTFTEENGKFTLSNINRHIPFFDQRIGQVIANHKLIIRKQEIPLSTIDSPGTSVRFQADKETIIQYWIRRFLP; encoded by the coding sequence TTGACAGCACTGAGTAAAGAGGGCCAGATTCTTTACTCGACGCCACTTCAACAAAAAGAACCATTTTACATTCAGTATATTCATTCGATTCATCTTACTCCTGTACTAGAAAAGTATTATGTAGATGAAGAGATGAATATAGTCGTGGATGCGGTTACTTACGATACATATGGTGTGGGAATGCCAGCGGAGTTAGAAGAGGGTCAGACTTTTACAGAAGAAAATGGGAAGTTTACTTTGAGTAATATTAATCGGCATATTCCGTTTTTTGATCAGCGAATTGGGCAAGTGATCGCAAATCACAAGTTAATTATACGAAAACAGGAAATCCCTTTATCTACGATCGATTCACCGGGCACTTCAGTCCGTTTTCAAGCAGATAAGGAAACAATTATTCAATATTGGATAAGGAGGTTTTTGCCGTGA